From one Candidatus Zixiibacteriota bacterium genomic stretch:
- a CDS encoding FAD-dependent monooxygenase — PAGATAATALARRGHAVVLIDREAFPREKLCGDFVSPALWPLFRILNVDREILAAAHEKVRSARFTSHAGSEVSVPISRLEAKAPFGLGIRRSTLDHLLLRAAVRSGARVLEKSSLKDLEREPRGWRLQVERGKSADTLRAEVLIGADGRNSRVARRLGLDRAAALTDPAVGLQFRLANFSGSPGTVEIHVFPGGYAGVIQLGDGTANLCLSVARERLRGQPLADTLPRLELTRNPFLERLLRGAEVVRGVRSVYPVYFPPRRSYGERVLLAGDASRAWEPVTGEGVYFAAASGWLAAKTVHDAFSKGDFSAARFSDYERECARAFGRRQKLNRLIRYLVWRPRLLHFLIRYSSMSSRALGSLVDSVCSPDGARFSVPAAPT; from the coding sequence CCGGCGGGCGCCACCGCCGCAACGGCGCTCGCGCGCCGGGGGCACGCGGTGGTTCTGATCGACCGCGAGGCGTTTCCCCGGGAAAAGCTCTGCGGCGATTTCGTCAGTCCCGCGCTCTGGCCGCTCTTCCGCATCCTAAACGTGGACCGCGAAATCCTAGCCGCCGCGCACGAGAAGGTCCGCTCCGCCCGCTTCACGTCGCATGCGGGTAGCGAAGTTTCGGTGCCGATCTCACGGCTGGAAGCCAAAGCCCCCTTCGGCCTCGGAATCCGCCGAAGCACGCTCGATCACCTGCTGCTGCGCGCTGCGGTGCGATCCGGCGCGAGGGTGCTGGAGAAAAGCTCGCTGAAAGATCTGGAGCGAGAGCCGCGCGGATGGCGCCTGCAGGTCGAGCGCGGAAAATCCGCCGACACCCTGCGCGCCGAGGTCCTCATCGGCGCCGACGGGAGAAACTCGCGCGTGGCGCGCCGCCTCGGTCTGGACCGTGCGGCGGCGCTCACCGACCCGGCGGTCGGCCTTCAATTTCGCCTGGCGAATTTCTCCGGGAGCCCGGGAACGGTCGAGATCCACGTATTTCCGGGCGGCTACGCGGGCGTGATCCAGCTCGGCGACGGCACCGCGAACCTCTGCCTCTCGGTTGCGCGCGAGCGGCTGCGCGGCCAGCCTCTCGCCGATACGCTTCCGCGCCTCGAGCTCACCCGCAATCCGTTCTTGGAGCGGCTGCTGCGCGGCGCCGAGGTCGTGCGGGGTGTCCGCTCCGTTTATCCCGTCTATTTTCCGCCGCGGCGCTCCTACGGAGAGCGCGTGCTCCTCGCGGGAGACGCGTCACGGGCGTGGGAGCCCGTCACCGGAGAAGGCGTTTACTTCGCGGCCGCTAGCGGATGGCTTGCGGCGAAAACCGTCCACGACGCCTTCTCGAAGGGAGATTTCTCCGCCGCTCGCTTCAGCGACTACGAACGGGAGTGCGCGAGGGCCTTCGGGAGGCGGCAAAAACTCAACCGGTTGATCCGGTATCTCGTCTGGCGCCCCCGTTTGCTGCACTTCTTGATCCGCTACTCCTCGATGAGCAGCAGAGCGCTGGGTTCACTGGTCGATTCCGTCTGCTCGCCGGATGGCGCGCGCTTCTCGGTTCCGGCGGCCCCGACCTGA